TAGACTTCTTCCACCGGGGATATAAAGATCTTGCCGTCGCCAAAGGCGCCCTTGTCGCCGGTGCGCGCCGCCTTGACGACGGTCTTGATGACAAAATCTTTATCCGCATCTTTCACCACGGTGAGCAGCAGTTCCTTGGGGATTTCGTCATAGGTGATCTCCCCGATCTTGATGCCCCGCTGCTTACCCCGGCCCACCACGCTCATCTTGGTGACCGCGGGGAACCCCGCTTCCATTAAGGCGGCCAGGACCGCATCCACTCTTTCCGGCCGCACGACCGATCTGATCATAATCATGAGGTTGCTCCTCCAGATAAATTTCGGTACTTACTTACGGTGGCGTTCGCCGTTGCGGTAGCCCTAACCTTCAGACCGGCCCTCACTGCCGCGACCGCCCAACCTGCCGCCCACAGACTCACCAGCATGGCGCCGATAAGATTCATGATTCCTTCTCCTTCCGGTTAGCCCGCCAGCCCGTAATCAATGAGCAGCTTTTCCAATTCGTCGGTGCTCATGGGCTTGGGGATGATGTGTAATTCATTCACTTCAATTTTCCGGGCCAGGGTCCGGTATTCATCGGCCTGGGAGTGCGCCGAATCGAATTCGATAACAGTCTTCCGGTTGATCTCGGCCTTCTGCACCATGTTGTCCCGGGGGATGAAGTGGATCATCTGGGTGCCCAGTTTAGCGGCAAAGGCCTCGATCATCTCCTTTTCGTTATCCACCTGGCGGCTGTTGCAGATGAGGCCCCCCAGGCGCACGCCCCCGGCCTCGGCGAACTTGACGATACCTTTGCAGATATTGTTGGCCGCGTACATGGC
This DNA window, taken from Desulfobaccales bacterium, encodes the following:
- a CDS encoding P-II family nitrogen regulator, producing the protein MIMIRSVVRPERVDAVLAALMEAGFPAVTKMSVVGRGKQRGIKIGEITYDEIPKELLLTVVKDADKDFVIKTVVKAARTGDKGAFGDGKIFISPVEEVYTISSGIKESGAGELEEVKI